One genomic window of Chelonoidis abingdonii isolate Lonesome George chromosome 5, CheloAbing_2.0, whole genome shotgun sequence includes the following:
- the SFRP2 gene encoding secreted frizzled-related protein 2: MYQGYWSLFLICITSHCIGSVKGLFIFGQPEFSYKRSNCKPIPASLLLCRGIEYPNMRLPNLLGHETIQEVLEQAGAWIPLVQKQCHPDTRKFLCSLFAPVCIDDLDETIQPCHSLCEQVKDSCAPVMSAFGFPWPDMLDCSRFPQDNDLCIPPASGDHVLPTAREAPKVCDACKNKNEDDNDIVENLCKNDFALKIKVKEITYINGDTKITPETKSKTIYKLNGVTERELRKTVLWLKGGLQCTCDEMNDINAPYLVMGQRQAGELVITSVKRWQKGQRAFKRFSRSIRKLQC; the protein is encoded by the exons ATGTACCAGGGATACTGGTCTCTGTTCCTGATTTGTATCACCTCCCACTGCATAGGGTCCGTCAAAGGGCTCTTTATTTTTGGACAGCCCGAGTTCTCATACAAGAGGTCCAACTGCAAACCTATCCCCGCCTCCCTCTTGTTGTGCCGCGGTATCGAGTACCCAAACATGAGGCTGCCCAATCTGCTAGGGCATGAAACTATCCAGGAGGTTCTGgagcaggctggagcctggatccCTCTAGTTCAGAAGCAATGCCACCCGGACACCAGAAAGTTCCTGTGCTCGCTCTTCGCGCCCGTCTGCATTGATGACCTGGATGAGACCATTCAGCCTTGCCATTCGCTCTGTGAGCAGGTGAAGGACAGTTGTGCCCCAGTTATGTCTGCCTTCGGCTTCCCCTGGCCTGATATGCTGGATTGCAGCCGCTTCCCCCAGGACAACGACCTCTGCATCCCCCCGGCTAGCGGCGACCACGTCCTCCCTACCGCCAGAGAAG CACCAAAAGTCTGTGATGCCTGCAAAAACAAGAACGAAGATGACAACGACATCGTGGAAAACCTTTGCAAAAATGACTTTG CCCTGAAGATAAAAGTGAAGGAGATCACATACATCAATGGGGACACCAAGATCACTCCCGAAACAAAGAGCAAAACCATCTACAAGCTGAATGGGGTGACAGAAAGGGAGCTGAGGAAGACAGTGCTCTGGCTCAAAGGAGGCCTGCAGTGTACCTGTGATGAGATGAATGACATAAATGCACCCTATTTAGTGATGGGACAAAGGCAGGCCGGAGAGCTGGTGATCACCTCCGTGAAGCGGTGGCAGAAAGGGCAGCGGGCATTCAAACGATTCTCCCGCAGCATCCGCAAACTGCAATGCTAA